The Setaria italica strain Yugu1 chromosome VIII, Setaria_italica_v2.0, whole genome shotgun sequence genome includes the window ATTCCTTTAATACAATGTCTTGAATACAAGACAAATAATTTAAAAATTCCTAGTATCTCCCTTCACAAATCTAAGCAATTATGTGATTTTAAGGAAAGTTTAGGCCAGCTAGAAAAAGATGTATATAACCCTCATTAAAGTCCGGTGGACATGTCTTGATCAGCGCAAGCCACTTGATTAAATGACAGGTTTTATAGGCAATTTGTAAGATTTTTTTAGGGAATTAATGTGCCTTATATGTATTGATAAATTTGAAGGCTCCAATCTATTGTATTTGCAGATGGAGGGAATAATCAATTAATCATTGATTTTAAAATTATAACCCGTGCAGgtgcacgggttgatggactagttttcATAATGGGCACAGGCaatcttttttagaaaaacataATAGATGGAATGGCAGaatgtttctgatttttatgagaatttattggattttttctattttctaatGTGTCTTGTAAGAATTAGTGTAGACCCTCCAATAGTAATAGTAAAATAGCATCTTACCCTTTGGCTGTGTCGAAACAAAAGGGAGGTTCCTTCAGTAATATTAATTCAGCTTTATTAAATTTGTTGATCTTAGGAGTCCAGCCCTTGCCCAACAGGATGTCTTTTGGCTGCAGATCCATATGGACAACACGTTTCATATGCAGGTAACATATGCCCTTGGCTATTCCTTGAATTATCCCGAAAAGATTGGGCCAATCAACATGTTCATCCCCTACACAATACAAATCGTACAAGTGGAACAAAACTCCTAGTTAGAAGCTGGATAAGAGAAATCTGGTGGACAATGGAATTGTGATCAAGATGGATTTTAGTGGAAATGTACCTTTGATAACCTTGTCCAAGCTTTGGTTGGAAATGTATCCGCTGACAAAAGCTAGATGTTGTCTTATTTGAAAATCAAAATCACTATCTGTCTGCACCAGAATCTCTCTGTTTTGGTAGCAATGTCCCAAATGTTCAACTATGTTCCCGTGCTGGAGCTTTGAAATGATATTGAGTTCTTTAATAAAGCGTTTCTTGTTGCTATCATTGAACTCCTTAAATTTCTTGATGGCAACTGCTTTGTTGTTGTGTAATACATCCTGATATGTAAGTATTGAAAACAAATTAGACTAAATAGTAAGTATAATGAAGAGCAAGTTCAATTATGCAATCATTTCtcaaaaaatagaaacaaatCAAAGATTTTATCATGTGGTATTGGATCAAGCTAAATAAAAATACGTGAAGGGCAATCCAACATGGTCTTTCATGCTGTCCGTCTTTTCCTACAAATTTGAGTTGATATGTATGAATGTATGTCAAGGTTAAGTCAATGTGTCTATATTCGTATTACAAAATGGCGCACCAATCTCTAATTCATGCATGCCTCTGAATAGGGTTGTTCGAAGTAAACATTTCCTAAAAATGATTGTGATGTTCAACCAAGATTTAAGGATGCAATGACTTTGGTTATACAGTTTGGAAAGCTAGATTATTTTGTGGCAATGACCTGCAGGGATGAAATAATAAGGACTGATTTGTTGCATGGACAGACACCGCAAGACCATCCTAATTATACTATTGTGGtattgagaaattttagaatgattggAAAAATGAGAGCCATCCATCCTGTAAAAGGGCTCGTATTAAGAAAGGAAAATTAAGTACATGTTATCGAAGAGTgcaaaaataatataatatagagCTCTTTTAGAGTGGTTTAAAAGTACCCATCGGCACTTGTTTGTACTTCAATAAATATAATAGGTAGCTCTCGTACCGATTCGCTGAAGTGAGTGAGGAACTAACTCATGGTGTGGGCATGTGGGTATGAATCCATGCAGAAGTATTGAAACTTGGTTGCACACTATTTACATACATGCAAGTGCTATTAGtggtaaaaaaaatttgaaggcAAGGCGGGCATGTTGATTTTTGTATGATTAATCTTGAAAAGTATATGCCTTTCTAAAACCTAATTATTAGTGCAAGGATAGTGTTCAATTGTTGTATATTGAGCAAATTGTTAATTAggctctctctctcacacacacatatCAACGACCTAATGCTTTTGTAGAATTATGTGAGAGTCAATGAGGGTAGGATGTTTAGTTTTTTCAAAGAATTATTCATCTAATTCTTTTTTTCTCGAGCCATTACTGTGGGAGATTAATATACTTTGAAAAAACTAATCTCATTAATATAAAAGTATATGAATCCCCCCAATACTATACATAGTTTAAAGAAGTTCTACCGCAATATTTGTAGATTAGTGACTCAATGTATTATAAAGCTATACATTATATGTAAGGAATTTAATACAGACTGTTATGGGAAACTATATACTCCTTACATGTATATAGCTTTATATGTGTATTAGTTTCTGTTATGTCTCCTAAATGGTGCTCTGACCGACTGCTTTCAGATCTAGAAACAAATGagtctttttttcaaaaagccACGAGTCAAAGAATTTATACTTCATTTTAGTATAGCGGGTCCATTTAGGGCTCTATCAATTACTGTCAATACAAACCCTGTCAGCTGCCGAAAATGTTTCTATGCAAATAAAACATTTCTACAATATATATTAGCATGCTCTTCCTCTGCAGAAAATCAAGCCAGCTGGAAATAATCGTCTGAAACTTTCTAATAAAATAAGTAAACCAAGCATATAGGGAGAGTACCTTGTAGACAAAACTAGAGCTGCCTTCGACTTTTTCATGATTTGATGATGCTATTGCGGCATCCAATTCTGACCAATTGTAGACTATTATCTCGCAAAAATAAAACTATAGTTTATTAGCCTGTTGTACGAACATAATGGCGTAACATAATTTAAGTTACTGTGACAATAAAACTTCTTAGTACGTTCTCCGATCATGAAAATGTGACATTTTGACACCTTTCCAGTTTAAACTTTTTATACTTTCACAATGAACTTCAATCTTCCAGAAAATTTGGGTCGAAAGCATACAAATCGTGTGTATTTATTTGTCTTAAAACTAATTTTGTAATACCATAATTTGttctatttttaaaaataaattgaaCAAGGAAACCAACCGTAACTTTGACTTCTTTGATAAATATATTTGAATAGAAAATAGTGATGAATTCAAAGCTACAGTCCAAGGCTGCGTTGCTATTTAAAACATCATATTCTCATGACGACATGAAGGAAGCTAGATGAAGTGTTCAATGTGAGGAAGCAAGCCAATACCGCAAGTTTGTAAACAATGACAATGATATACGCACACCTGATTTCTTTGTctggtttttgtttttgttgctaGCATTGTCAGTTGAGTTGGTGGTCTGCACCGGTTGTTCCACCTGAAGTAGCAAAATAGAAAGGAATCATATACAGTACTTGCTACGACTGAGCACGGATAAAAATACAATCTTAGTGTTGAGCTCTCTTTTCTCAATAATAATCCTGCAAGTCAATACCATCGAGCAAAATCAGTCCGGCACTACTATATAATGCATCCATCCGTTCCGAAATATTTTCATTCGTTTACTATTTGTTATTTACAAATATATTTTGAAATAGATAAATACACAAAGCATGTTTGAAGTACTTTTGATGACAAATCTAGTGTTACTAATTTCACTTTACTTAACCAATTAATTGAATTTATATTGCTGGTCAAAGTTTGAGGAAAAAAGTCAATAGTGATTATTATTCCGGAATGGAGGAAGTGACATGTATGTAGTAGTAAGGTAAAGCAATGGTACCTTATGTTCTAGGGGCACAAGAAGGGATTTGATGGCATCCAAAATTTTCTCCAATTTGTTTGACTTTTGGTTGATTTTTCGGTCCAGCAGTGAGTAGGTAGTGCGCCCAGCAATATCTTTTAACCAAAGTATATTCTGTATTATTTCTAGTCTCAGCACGTTCAGGTCGCGGGCTATGTCGTCGGCCTTGAAGGCTTTGAGGGCGGCCCTATTCTTTTGGCATTTCTTTGCTTCCGTTGCCATTCTCCCGAGGACACTTTTGAGACTCTCCATTGTGTCCTTCATGCTCTGGTTGTCTCTTATCAGTGGCACCTCTGGGAGCATCCTCAGGTCCTTGCACAGTGTTTCCATAAAGTTGCAGATGTTGCAGCACTCCAGATTGTTAAACTTCTCCAACAGAGTCTTGATCTCGGACCCGACATCGATGACCTCCTTCACCAGATTGGCCATCTCTGAACTTCACCAGTTAAAACGGTTAGAAAATAAAGATCGATCAAGCAGAAATCGTTTTAACCGTCTGTCACCCAATAAATCTCAAATATTGATTCTCGAGAATACTCGAGATTCACAGCACAATAAGCAATAATAAGCAAGCAAGGGTGCATGTACTGACCTGATTATGAATCCAAACAGCTCCTACTTGTCGATCGATTCTTCCTTGACGTTGCTAGACCTTCAAGTTCCTCTAGGCGAAACGACCTTTAGTTTGCCGGTCTTGAGTTATCGTGGAAGGCGGGAATCTGATGAGTTAAGCAGCTCCTATTGGCTGATTGATTTGTACTAGAATTTGATGAGTTGTGTGGATGGAGTGGCAACATGGGGCTTATATatagaaggagagggagggggggggggggggggcgcatgCAAGAGCCTAATGACCAACGACGACCGCTTATGAAAGAAAAATCTTGTTACCCGTACCGTTTTATTCCATATGCACGTAGTCATTTCATCTTCATAAACATGTGTGCTCCAGGCTTTCAACCTTATTAATTATAGGTGTAATGATGCACCCACTATGACAGCAAAGCAAATGTGCTTTCACTCCTACTTTCAAAAATTGTTGATGCCATGTTCAGTTCATTCATTAGAAAGGGGCTCCcgtttctccttttcctttcttaatGACCAGGCAAAAGGTCTTTCAAGTTCTTTTAGTACTTAGTACAAGATAGATTAGGTGTTCTCACGGTGTGATCAGCTGTACTGCTCGTACGATTCGAAGAAATCATCGTACAACTTGCACAAAGCAACTTCTTGTGGGGATCAGTGCAACTTGTCACGGATATAATACTTTAATTACCACCGAGGGTTGTTACATTTCTTTCTTGGAACAGGCTCATATAGTAAGTAAATATATGCTCATTGTCTACACAAAGTATAGATTGCCGCGAGCATAAAGGGTACGCGTGGTATTTCCTTTGGAAGCTAATAAGCAGCTTCCCCTAACATGCCTACAAGATTTAATGGGATTCATGTGTTCCGTCCGAACCTTAGTTCACATGGTACTGTTGCTAGCATAGTTAGTATATAGTCTTTGCAACGTGGCTTATAAAATGGTTACGAAGCATGCGACATTCAACATTAATGCACATGCGCCATTTGCACTTATAGGAGAACTCACAATATAATCATCCATTATTGAGAACGCATGCGCATCCATCGTACTTAGCTCAGATATATAATCATCCATTATCTTAGGTGGCCTGTCGAACCTAGAACAATCCATGGTACGCTTGCCTTGATGAGGTCCCTCCCAGACGAGCATTCGTTGGTTCTTCACCGAGCTCATCAGCGAAACCGATCTAACCACTCACTTATACCGGTCTGACCTGCCTGTGCAGAGGAGCTGCAAGAAGCCCCTCCACGCTGCACGTTTGAGTGCAAGAGTAATTGGCGCGGCACATTTCTGGGTCAAGAGAAGTTCTTTGACAGGTGCACAAGAGTACGTCGTGGTTGCACCCGCAGATCACTGCCTTTGAATCGCTGGCACCATGGCTGCTCGAATAACCTCCATGCGTGGACCACCAAGCCTAACAACAACCTCCTCCATGGAGAGCCGCCGTGCCAGCTCATGTAGACAGCATATATATCAGCCCGACAAGCACGCACCTTAATGCCATGCCCGGTCTGCTGCATCGTCAGTTACCAGTTTTTTTATCAAATAGATCCCTTTCCTGAAGCctcttaaggggtgtttggataccacctgttaaagtttaacacttgtCACATAGGATGtttatactaattaggagtattaaatatatgctaattacaaaactaattgcatagctggagtctaattcgcgagatgaatctattaagcctaattagtccatgatttgataatgtggtgctacagtaaccatttgctaatgatgaattaattaagcttaatagatacgtctcgcgaattagactccatctgtcatatagttttgtaattagctcatgtttagtcctcctaattagcatccgaacatccaatgtgacactgctaaagtttagtacctggtatccaaacaccctcttagccTGCGAAAAATAAAGAAACGATTATATATCCTCGCAAAAAAAGAGAAACGATTATATATAAGGTGAGCCTCACGAACAAAAATAGCATTTGTTTTCATGGTGCATGATCACTCTAGTAAGCTTCAACTTTGTTTGGAAAGTCGTCCAAATATCATATACAGATGTTGGTAATCTAGATGCatatttaggggttactttaggttaCTTTCAATTATGGCAAATGTGGGTAATCTATTAGATGCAAATTTTGGGAGTTCCTTTATGTTATTTCTTATAATGGCATTTCtggataatttagatgaagattagtgggttattttatatttttttcataatgcTAGAGgagataatttagatatagatttggAGGGTTAGTTTAGACAACTTTTATAATGCGGGTAGGTAATCTTTtcagaaaacataatagatccaatggccgaTTATTTTTgattttatgagaatttcttgGAATTTTTCTGTAGTCGAATGTGTCTTATAAGGATTATTGTAGAGACTCCAATTAGTAAAAGTAGCATCTTACCCTTTGGCCAGTATGGTTCATGTCGGGAGTGATCATAAAGGGAggttccttaaaaaaaaaaagcttttcTAAATTTGTTAATCTTAGGAGACATGTCGTTGTCTAACAGGATATCTTTTGGCTTCAGATCCATATGGAGAACACTTTCCATATGCAGATATCGCACGCCCTTGGCTATTCCTTGAATTATATCGAAAAGAGATAATTTTAGTGCAAATTTTGTGGAATTCCTGGCCCATTCAACATGTTTATCCCCTGCAGAATATGACGTAGGACAAAACTCTGGTTCCTTCATGCTCTGGTTGTCTATTATCATTGGCACCTCTGGGAGCATCCTCAGGTCCTAGCACAGTGTTTCCATGAAGTTTTGCAGATGCTGCAGCACTCCTGATGGTTCTCTTTAAACTTGTCCAACAGAGTCTTGATCTCGGACCTGACATCATCTCGATGACCTGCTTCACTAGATCGGCCATCTCCGAACTTCACCAGTAAAAAcggttagaaaaaaaaagttgggtCTTCTCGAGAGAATGAATAACTAAACAGATGAATATTTGAGATTCAAAGCACAATAACAAGCAAGGAGTTACTAAACAGACGAATATTTGATCATGAATCAAAACAGCTCCTACTTGTCGATCGATTCTTCCGTGCCGTTGCTAGACTTTAAGTTCCTCCAGGCGAAACGACCTTTATTAGTTTGCCGGTCTTGAGTTATTGTGGGAGGCAGGAATATGATGAGCTAAACATATATCACTTGCATGTGTTTGAAACAGCTAGTAACCTGGGACTACATGTATAAAGGAGGAGGGTGTGATGGAAAAGCTGGAGGGAGAGGGTTGGGTGGGTGCGATAAAGCAAGGAGCATTGTAGCGTGTAAAGCAGAATGTATCGATGCTTAATGTTTTTATATGACTATAGGCCATGAATCGTCATGACTTAGCACAAAAAGTGCGAAAAGTTGTACATGTTTTATTAGATTTCAGATTGTTGATAGGATTCATATTCAATTGCTGCTACGTATCTAAAAGGAATTGAATCaagttttaaatattgtttagaGGAGGAGCTGGTGATGGGAAAGCCAGTGCTGCATGAAGTGGGCGTGAAGCAGGAAGGAAGTTTGTGAGAAGCACCAAGGATGGAAAGACAAACATATTCCACGTCAACACGAAATAGGTTCAACCTTAATGTTTTTATATGACACCACCAGAACCCGTCGTTACTTAGCATAAAGTGTGGAAAGTTATTGTTTTCTTGGACGCTTTAGTTGGCTTATTTATCCCCCGCGCCCGGTATGTTTTCTTGCTGTTTTTTCCTGTCCAGTTGGGTTTTTTTCAGGTTCCTAGGGGAGGCACCGGTGGTTGTGGATGTCGAGTTGTTTCAGTCGTCcggttgtttgtttgtttggtttCATTCATTCTTTCTTCTAACAAAAATTACGGCAAATCTCATGCCGTTCCCTTAAAAAAGTTATGTTAAAAATTGATGTCCGATTTcaaaatcttactattactaattggaggctccttttgaagcctccaggtgaagccacctaggattcctaggtggacactctagaaaaagagagaaatcctagaaattctcacaaaaaaacaaaatatctgACCGTCAATCGATAGATttaatcatcatagccattgaatctattatgttttctaaaaaattacccatctataccattatgaaaatagcctaaagtaaccccctaaactatatataaattacccacctctgccattatataaaataaactaaagtaacccctaatcttcatcaaaattacccacttatgccattaaataatatttaaaataaccccctaatttgcaaccgaattacaccactattacttaaaaacttaaagtaacccattAAATTTACATCTGTATTACgcacacatgctattattaaaaataacatgataaccctacgtttgaatcaaataaccttaattaaaaatatacagcaatatatgattctaaatcgtctatatcttgcactattggtatatgatataataattaaggtatatacgcataaTGTGcatcaccatttataaagatatagaggaagtgatgagaatatagatttctatgttaaaattgtatcacaaacttagggttcattaaacaaattcaagcgtatacctgcgatgcaaagtgaaaagttaaagattataaatgtggatggaaatattatagagtaattactaactaaaatctatcacaattggatgaagataataagtatatatctatataagtattgtgtttgaatatttaacaaacgagaggtagcttatggtaatattttttagcaatgtagtctcatttttttccattggagactccgcattagttcccacgagataagctagaaaaaagagacaaattctcataaaaatcaaaaatatcaaacaccaatcatgtaaactctagtaatcatagccattgatctattatattttctaaaaagttacccaccactgtcattgtgaaaatattcaaaaatgagctctaaacctatatctaaattaccgagctcagctattataaaaataatctaaagtaaccccataattttcatccaatttactaatacatatcattataaagcataacttaaaatgtcattctaaaattttatctatattacccatgtatattgttattaaaaataatcaaaattaaacacctaaatcttaatctaattatcttcatgtgcatcatacagaaatatcaaaaagtaaactaatatatgattctaaattacctatttatgtatatacacatgatgagtgtcaccatttagaccatttatacatgtatgtgaggaatcgatgaaaaatattgatttgtatgctaaacataatgtatggaggattggagctgaggtgcaatacaaaatggaaaaagtatgaatatggatgaaaaagtgcatagaataattattaattaaaaatcaatcacaactggacaaagataggtacatatctatataagtattatgttgacatattgaaaaaataagagagtagtcggtaatcaattttgattattagctagaagtttaatttctaaataattttcaaatacaatagcttataaaaatattagtccgtgcgggagcacgggttgatggactagtgaaATTGAATCAGGTTTCTAAAATTGTTGTACACCGACCACTAATTGTTACACTAGGTTTCAAAATTTAATAGATGCTTTTTATGTAATACAGGCAATGTTTATTGTTACATCATGAGTGATGCACTCCACAACTCCACTGCCGCACGAAAGCAAAGGTGCATTCAGAGACCTACTTTTTCTGAAACTGTTGATGGGTTGTTCACTAGATCGAGCCAACCGTTTCGCGGCCTTTTCCTTTCTTAATGACCAGGCAAAAAAAGTTCTCTCGTATGACTCGGAGAAAAATTTGAGCACTTGCACAAGCAACGGCacttggggggaggggggctaaGTATCAGGGCAACTTTGCCCGTATAGCAACTTTAGCCTTGATGGCGAATGGGATTGTGTAACTGTTTGTAATAGCACTTGGTCTAAGAGGTCGCACGTCCGATCCCTAGTGGGGACAAATTATGGTGGGTTTTCCAGGATCTATTTCTAGGTTGCTATGGGTACACATATGTCCTGTTTAGTGGTACTGCATGTTTCCAGCGCAACGAGGGCAGTATTCTCTTCAATCTCTCCTCTAGCTAGCTGTATATGAATGTGCACGCATGTGTGTGCGTGTGGTGTGATTGTAGTGTGTTGTTGTGCGCGTTCAGGACCATATCTACAAATTAGAGGCCCTGGAACAAAATCCATAAGGGCCCCTAAAATTTGAAAATGCGGCAAAAACCAAACTGCTGTGGGTGTAGGCAATGTTTCCGGCGAAGCGAGCGCACAAAGCCTCCACCAGCGACGGCAGCTGGCAGCCCCTGCGCAGAGGAATAGGAAAGAGGCGCGGCCGCTGCTGCTCCGATCATGTACAACGAATGAAGCCAAACTGGTTTGATGGTTTGATGCAGTTGCCTCGTAGTCGTCGATCATCCTACTCTCGTGTGGTTCCTCCAAGCCAAGTCCAAAAGGGGCAGGGATTTATTTCCTGGTCGTTTCGGAAGCTAAAAAGCATCATTCCTACAAGATTTAGATGGGCTGCACGACACAGAGAAGCCCATGACACAGGACACCGAGACAACTACTCTCGGGCTTCATCGTCCCCGCATCCCGGGTCCCCAACGGCGGTGgcgatcgcggcggcggcgctggcgagaGGCCGGGGCCAGTGCCACCCGCGGtttgcgggggggggggggggggggggggggggNNNNNNNNNNNNNNNNNNNNNNNNNNNNNNNNNNNNNNNNNNNNNNNNNNNNNNNNNNNNNNNNNNNNNNNNNNNNNNNNNNNNNNNNNNNNNNNNNNNNAATGACATGCCATGAGCTTGCAGCCGGTTGCTGCCTAAATTATTGCTCCTTGCTCTTAGATAATTTCTACAATAGCTTGTTTAATTACACTGTCTGTACACTATTAATGCATGTATAGCCGAACTTGTGGGCATCTACGCCTATTGCGTCTACCCTTAAATCTCGTATAgtaaataaaattaaaaatattgAAAAATAGAGgggaaagtaaaaaaaatgtagATGAAAAAAGAACAGGACTGCCCCCTTTAACTCTTCCTCTCAATCTCACTGCCGTGAGGCCCTTATCTCTTGTCGGGATCTGCGCCGCGCGGGGCTTTAAGTAGCAGTCTGACTTCTCTTTGGGATGGGGATAGGAGACTGTAgcaaatcttggaagaaatgcGGTGGTAGCAAATCTTGGAAGCAATGCTGCTGACTGAAACCAGATTATGTGCCTTTATGTCAGTAGGATAGCAACCCACGAGATGTGTCAGTAGTCAATTAGTGAGACATTCCATCAGTTGTGTGATTGTTCCTTCTTTTCCATGGGAAACTTCTCCACTTAGTCTCTTTATCAATGATATATAGCACACAAAGTCGGAGTCACTTAAGAATCAGAAAGTCCAATACATACACACAGCAATGTTGGTGATGAAATAATACACGCAAACCAAATTCCCACACAGAGACTCCAGATTACAGGTAGTGCAACTCTCTGGTACGCACACACAAACTGGCACAGGCATGCAAGATAACACATTTCATGTCCTGAGGGTACAGAGAAGAAAGAACTAAGACCAAACACATGGCGTACATGCAGAAAAACCAAATGAAGAGGCACATGAAGGAAGACTGATCAAAACTCTGTTAGGCATGGCTAGCTGCATGGCCCTGATAGGAGATGGCCAGGCTTCTCTGTTAGGCATGGCTAGGTATTTAATGGATTGTGATATAGCAACAAATAATGCTTCCAGTTGATGTCGAGACCAATTGACCTACACACGGAGCTGATGATATAGCAAATGATGCTTTCTTCAAGGCCTCTACCGTGGCTCACTCGGCTGGCGCTCCTGGTGTGGATTATTCACTAGAATGGCATTATTAGGATGCCCTTCAAGTGCTTCTTTAATCGGGTCCAGATCACAGTCACCGTTGAGCTCCAGCTTC containing:
- the LOC101780251 gene encoding G-type lectin S-receptor-like serine/threonine-protein kinase RKS1 encodes the protein MANLVKEVIDVGSEIKTLLEKFNNLECCNICNFMETLCKDLRMLPEVPLIRDNQSMKDTMESLKSVLGRMATEAKKCQKNRAALKAFKADDIARDLNVLRLEIIQNILWLKDIAGRTTYSLLDRKINQKSNKLEKILDAIKSLLVPLEHKVEQPVQTTNSTDNASNKNKNQTKKSGFYFCEIIVYNWSELDAAIASSNHEKVEGSSSFVYKDVLHNNKAVAIKKFKEFNDSNKKRFIKELNIISKLQHGNIVEHLGHCYQNREILVQTDSDFDFQIRQHLAFVSGYISNQSLDKVIKGDEHVDWPNLFGIIQGIAKGICYLHMKRVVHMDLQPKDILLGKGWTPKINKFNKAELILLKEPPFCFDTAKGTYVAPELSLDGGMCETLSLAWAPKIMEPTKCDVYSFGIILLETMSVVWKKCRGPPSKEIREQWAKRLEKRDLFDQQLVADDSNRVLALRCVLVGLICCLREPARRLSMEEVVVRIGGPRTEVVPAAAPSSSSAAQAIPRQ